The sequence below is a genomic window from Brettanomyces bruxellensis chromosome 9, complete sequence.
TTGCATCGCATATAAAGGAGAAGGTTAGCCTTCTTTCTTGtagaataatgaaaggTATATACAGAAAGTCTGTAAGACTTTGCTTCACCGCCAAAGATTATATTGTAGTTGAGTTACAGCGAAATTAAAACAAGTCAACGAATATGATCACTACAGAAATAGGAAAGGATTTGAAGGCTCCTGTGGAGACATCTGTTTCGCCTGTCCAGGAATCTGCATCTCAGGAAAGTAGTCCATACAAGGATGAGAGTGTTTCAACCTGGCAGCGGTTCAAGGATTCGTTCAAGGCTGCCGAGGTTGAATCCGTCGATAATAATTTGACTACAGTTGAGAAGTCAAATATTCGTTCTGCAAAAGCTCCACTTCAACGTAAGTTGAAGAGCAGACATTTGCAGATGATTGCTATTGGTGGTTCCATCGGTACAGGTTTGTTTGTTGGTTCTGGTAGTGCTCTTGCATCTGGTGGTCCGGCGGCTCTTTTGATTGCTTGGATACTTACTGGTGTGATGATGTATTCTACTGTTCAGGCCCTTGGAGAATTGGCTGTCACTTTCCCAGTCAGTGGTTCGTTTGTTCAATATAACACGCGTTTCATTTCTCCAATCTGGGGCTTCTGTATGGCTTGGAATTATGCATTGCAATGGTTAGTTGTTCTTCCTTTAGAGTTGGTGGCTTGTTCTTTGACTATCAAATACTGGAATACAAGTGTTAACTCTGCCGCTTGGGTGGCAATCTTTTACGTCGCCATTTCTGGAATTAACATGTTTGGAATTAGAGGTTATGGTGAAGCAGAGTTTGTTTTCTCATTGTGCAAGGTTCTTGCCATTATTGGATTTATTATCCTTGGAATTGTGTTGAATTGTGGTGGTGGTCCAATCAAGGGCTATATTGGAGGTAAATACTGGAGCGACCCAGGTGCATTTGCAAATGGATTCAAAGGTGTTTGTAGTGTGTTTGTTACAGCagcattttcttttgcagGTACTGAGTTGTGCGGTTTGGCTGCAGCAGAGACTGCTAATCCAAGGAAATCCCTTCCATCAGCAACAAAGCAAGTGTTTTGGAGAATTACTCTATTCTATATTATTTCCTTGACTTTGATCGGTGTGTTGGTTCCATACAATGATCCTCAACTTTTGGATGGCTCTTCCTCAGTTGATGCTAAGGCTTCGCCATTCGTTATTGCAATCAAAAATCATGGTATTAAAGGATTACCATCTGTTATGAATGCCGTCATTATGATTGCTGTTCTTTCTGTTGGTAACTCTTCTGTCTTCGGCTGCTCAAGATGTCTTGCATCTCTTGCCGAGATGGGTATGGCTCCAAAGAGCTTTGGTTTCATAGATAGAATGGGAAGACCAATGGTTGGCATTGGTATTTCTCTTCTATTTGGtttgctttgcttcttGGCTGCTTCACCTCAGGAAGGTACAGTCTTTACGTGGTTGTTGGCTTTGTCAGGTTTGTCGTCGGTGTTCACTTGGGGTTCCATTTGTGCCTGCCATTTGAGATTCAGAGCAGCTTTGGAACTTCAGGGTAGGAATACAGGCGAATTGGCATTCACTTCACAATGTGGAAAGATTGGTTCATGGTTTGGTGTTATTCTTAATGTCCTTATCTTGATTGCTCAATTTTATGTCGCATTGTTCCCTATCGGTGCTGAACCAAGTGCCGACGCCTTCTTTGAATCTTACTTGACGGTTCCAGTTTTGATTGCTTTCATTGTCTTCTACCTCTTCTGGAAGAAAGATTTCTTGATTTATATCAAGACGAAGGATCTCGATATTGATACAGGTAGAAGAGAGATGGATCTAGATCGTGTCAAGCAGGAGGTTGCTGAAGAGAAGGCATACATCAAAAGCAAGCCTTTCTACTATCGTCTGTACAAGTTCTGGTGTTGATCGCTGGGAGTTGATTATGAGCTGTCGTATATAACTCTTTAATAAATACTAATCTGACTTTCTGTTTGAAAGTCGGAAGTGCTGGTTTAattcatattatttataCGTGATAATCAAATAATTGGATAGTGATTCTTTAACTTCCTTAGTTTCCTGACTT
It includes:
- the GAP2_1 gene encoding amino acid permease; amino-acid sequence: MITTEIGKDLKAPVETSVSPVQESASQESSPYKDESVSTWQRFKDSFKAAEVESVDNNLTTVEKSNIRSAKAPLQRKLKSRHLQMIAIGGSIGTGLFVGSGSALASGGPAALLIAWILTGVMMYSTVQALGELAVTFPVSGSFVQYNTRFISPIWGFCMAWNYALQWLVVLPLELVACSLTIKYWNTSVNSAAWVAIFYVAISGINMFGIRGYGEAEFVFSLCKVLAIIGFIILGIVLNCGGGPIKGYIGGKYWSDPGAFANGFKGVCSVFVTAAFSFAGTELCGLAAAETANPRKSLPSATKQVFWRITLFYIISLTLIGVLVPYNDPQLLDGSSSVDAKASPFVIAIKNHGIKGLPSVMNAVIMIAVLSVGNSSVFGCSRCLASLAEMGMAPKSFGFIDRMGRPMVGIGISLLFGLLCFLAASPQEGTVFTWLLALSGLSSVFTWGSICACHLRFRAALELQGRNTGELAFTSQCGKIGSWFGVILNVLILIAQFYVALFPIGAEPSADAFFESYLTVPVLIAFIVFYLFWKKDFLIYIKTKDLDIDTGRREMDLDRVKQEVAEEKAYIKSKPFYYRLYKFWC